Proteins co-encoded in one Hymenobacter swuensis DY53 genomic window:
- a CDS encoding RagB/SusD family nutrient uptake outer membrane protein, producing MKKLLFTGTALALLMAATSCDKDTLVEDPRSVLVPGFFGTPDGIQAGLIGVYSGLRNITADQGGSNFMSQGTDEFMRGFGTSNGFEDYNAGEMSSTNGTATNLWNAFYGNINTANGVLQYAGTVQGLAPAAVNQIVAETKVLRAWNYFYLVQSFGDVPLMLKFVDTPTKDIARAPLADVYNAIVADLNDALNPTTGISNTAAQPGRVTRATALHLLAKVHLTRATSTARAADDYTKAAQFAEELIRDASKYGKGLETDPAQVFAEGNENGKEVLMNVQFNADPVFTGISDNGAGGAGQNQTNFLFRVRYDLLPNMARSIQYGRPFGRLGSTPYLLDSYKLASETTPRQWRTTDTRYAKWFSTLWLVNGIGGNSGTAFNPRAVVGDTAAWYAGRELTAAEQARINSRPNGRYVVGTPSTYTTNFSPYINKYDDATRAAVNNSSDRPLIFYRLAETYLIAAEANMYLGRTTEAVNQINTIRRRAAAPGRTAQMEITAAQLNIDFILEERTRELCGEFTRWYDLVRTGKLVERVKRYVPAYVGSKPSPIPGGTDQYGSNAARNIQAFHVLRPIPQQEIDRTSGKITQNTGY from the coding sequence ATGAAAAAGCTACTATTTACCGGCACAGCTCTGGCGTTGCTCATGGCTGCCACCAGCTGCGATAAGGACACCTTGGTGGAAGACCCCCGCTCGGTACTGGTACCCGGCTTCTTTGGTACCCCCGACGGCATTCAGGCCGGCCTGATAGGCGTGTACTCGGGTCTGCGCAACATCACCGCCGACCAAGGCGGCTCCAACTTCATGTCGCAGGGTACCGATGAGTTCATGCGCGGCTTCGGCACCTCCAACGGCTTCGAGGACTACAACGCGGGCGAGATGAGCTCCACCAACGGCACGGCTACCAACCTCTGGAACGCCTTCTATGGCAACATCAACACCGCCAACGGGGTGCTGCAGTACGCCGGTACGGTACAGGGGCTGGCCCCCGCCGCCGTGAACCAGATTGTGGCCGAAACCAAAGTGCTGCGCGCCTGGAACTACTTCTACCTGGTGCAGTCTTTCGGCGACGTGCCGCTGATGCTCAAATTTGTGGATACGCCCACCAAGGACATTGCGCGGGCCCCCCTGGCCGACGTGTATAACGCCATTGTAGCTGACCTGAACGATGCCCTGAACCCCACCACCGGCATTTCCAACACGGCAGCCCAGCCCGGCCGCGTAACGCGTGCCACGGCCCTGCACCTGCTGGCCAAAGTGCACCTGACCCGCGCCACCTCCACGGCCCGTGCCGCCGATGACTACACCAAGGCTGCCCAGTTTGCCGAAGAGCTGATTCGGGATGCCTCTAAGTACGGCAAGGGCCTGGAAACCGACCCGGCCCAGGTATTCGCCGAAGGCAATGAAAACGGCAAAGAGGTGCTGATGAACGTGCAGTTCAACGCCGACCCCGTGTTCACGGGCATTTCCGATAACGGGGCGGGCGGCGCCGGCCAGAACCAGACCAACTTCCTGTTCCGGGTGCGCTACGACCTGCTGCCGAATATGGCCCGTAGCATCCAGTATGGCCGTCCCTTCGGCCGCCTGGGCTCCACGCCCTACCTGCTCGACTCCTACAAGCTGGCCTCGGAAACCACCCCGCGCCAGTGGCGTACTACTGATACCCGCTACGCCAAGTGGTTTTCCACATTGTGGCTGGTGAACGGCATAGGTGGCAACAGTGGCACTGCCTTTAACCCCCGCGCCGTGGTAGGCGACACGGCCGCCTGGTACGCTGGCCGCGAGCTGACGGCCGCCGAGCAGGCTCGCATCAACAGCCGTCCTAACGGTCGCTACGTAGTGGGCACGCCCAGCACCTACACCACCAACTTCTCGCCCTACATCAACAAGTACGACGACGCCACCCGCGCAGCCGTCAACAACAGCTCTGACCGGCCGCTGATTTTTTACCGCCTGGCCGAAACCTACCTCATTGCGGCCGAGGCCAATATGTACCTGGGCCGTACCACTGAGGCCGTGAACCAGATCAATACCATCCGCCGCCGCGCCGCCGCGCCCGGCCGCACCGCGCAGATGGAAATTACGGCTGCGCAGCTCAACATCGACTTCATTCTGGAAGAGCGCACCCGCGAGCTGTGCGGTGAGTTTACGCGCTGGTACGACCTGGTGCGCACCGGCAAGCTGGTGGAGCGCGTGAAGCGCTACGTGCCGGCCTACGTGGGCTCCAAACCCTCGCCCATCCCCGGTGGCACCGACCAGTACGGCTCCAACGCGGCCCGCAACATTCAGGCCTTCCACGTGCTGCGCCCCATTCCGCAGCAGGAAATTGACCGCACCAGCGGCAAAATCACCCAGAATACCGGCTACTAA